One Amorphoplanes digitatis genomic window carries:
- a CDS encoding response regulator has protein sequence MTVPLRVVLADDQALVRAGFRMILTADGIDVVGEAANGAEAVDAVRRTRPDVVLMDIRMPELDGLEATRRILADAGAGPRVIMLTTFDLDEYVYAALTAGASGFLLKDVTPEHLVAAVRLVRSGDALLAPAITRRLVERFARRDSAPAAAHRDLAALTPRELEVLCLLAQGLSNAELAGRLHLSEATVKTHVARILAKLGLRDRVQAVVVAYRSGLVSPTAPG, from the coding sequence GTGACCGTACCGCTGCGTGTCGTCCTCGCCGACGACCAGGCGCTGGTCCGCGCCGGCTTCCGGATGATCCTGACCGCCGACGGCATCGACGTCGTCGGCGAGGCGGCCAACGGCGCCGAGGCCGTCGACGCGGTCCGGCGTACCCGGCCCGACGTGGTGCTGATGGACATCCGGATGCCGGAGCTGGACGGGCTGGAGGCGACGCGGCGCATCCTCGCCGACGCCGGCGCCGGGCCGCGGGTGATCATGCTGACGACGTTCGACCTCGACGAGTACGTCTACGCGGCGCTGACCGCCGGGGCCAGCGGCTTCCTGCTCAAGGACGTCACGCCCGAGCACCTGGTCGCCGCGGTCCGGCTGGTCCGCTCCGGCGACGCGCTGCTGGCGCCGGCCATCACCCGCCGGCTCGTCGAGCGGTTCGCGCGCCGCGACAGCGCGCCGGCGGCGGCGCACCGCGACCTGGCCGCGCTGACCCCGCGCGAACTCGAGGTGCTGTGCCTGCTGGCGCAGGGCCTGAGCAACGCCGAGCTCGCCGGGCGCCTGCACCTGTCCGAGGCGACGGTCAAGACCCACGTCGCCCGCATCCTCGCCAAGCTCGGGCTCCGCGACCGGGTGCAGGCCGTCGTCGTCGCGTACCGGAGCGGACTGGTCAGCCCGACGGCGCCGGGGTGA
- a CDS encoding carboxymuconolactone decarboxylase family protein — protein sequence MSVDDAVAALLESVLPGEAPLAETLMRMHSDVQARSGLDDRTYLLVRIAALVAVDAPASSYVVNLTVADELGITADDVRGVLIALAPLVGSARAFSGAEKALSALATARRL from the coding sequence ATGTCTGTGGACGATGCAGTCGCCGCGTTGCTGGAATCGGTGCTGCCCGGCGAGGCTCCGCTCGCGGAGACGCTGATGCGGATGCACAGCGACGTGCAGGCGCGGTCCGGCCTCGATGACCGCACCTACCTGCTGGTGCGGATCGCGGCGCTGGTGGCGGTCGACGCGCCGGCCTCGTCCTACGTGGTGAACCTGACCGTCGCGGACGAGCTCGGCATCACCGCCGACGACGTGCGCGGCGTGCTGATCGCGCTCGCGCCGCTGGTGGGCAGCGCGCGGGCGTTCTCGGGCGCGGAGAAGGCGCTCAGCGCGCTCGCCACGGCCCGGCGGTTGTAG
- a CDS encoding sensor histidine kinase, which produces MKMAPAERLRAAARRLLQPSGTLPRQSWRGWAFDVILALSLALAAIAAGGGDVPDRRPEPVIIYDPAYPPPMPPIPGRELFLPIEEQQSGWGFVMLLVVLPLVFRRRYPLAVLWAVMIMAPMVADYHAALRLSFYACVIAAFTAAVHSPYRVPALASLPVAALLYSGLQEEAVPTVSADVVPFLILLPILVAADGLRRWKRHADEGRERLSALEREQGEALRRATEHERARIARELHDVVTHNVSVMVIQAGAARKVMDATPEQAREALLAVEAGGRAAMAELRHVMGLLTMDSDGPDPAGAAGLAPQPGLDRLDELVERVRDSGVPVELTMSGQARPVPSGVELAAYRVVQEALTNTVKHAAGATASVAVEYGADRLRVLVTDTGGAPRTPVAAGAGRGLIGLRERLAVYGGTLQAGRRPGGGYRVDAQIPLEAP; this is translated from the coding sequence ATGAAGATGGCGCCGGCCGAGCGGCTGCGGGCCGCCGCCCGGCGGCTGCTGCAACCGTCCGGCACGCTGCCGCGACAGTCGTGGCGCGGCTGGGCCTTCGACGTGATCCTGGCGCTCTCCCTCGCGCTGGCCGCGATCGCGGCGGGCGGCGGCGACGTGCCCGACCGTCGCCCGGAACCCGTGATCATCTACGACCCGGCATACCCGCCGCCGATGCCGCCCATACCGGGGCGTGAGCTCTTCCTGCCGATCGAGGAGCAGCAGAGCGGCTGGGGATTCGTGATGCTCCTGGTCGTGCTCCCACTGGTGTTCCGGCGCCGGTACCCGCTCGCGGTGCTCTGGGCCGTAATGATCATGGCGCCGATGGTGGCCGACTACCACGCCGCGCTGCGGCTCTCCTTCTACGCCTGCGTCATCGCCGCGTTCACGGCGGCGGTGCACAGCCCCTACCGGGTGCCGGCGCTGGCGAGCCTGCCGGTGGCGGCGCTGCTCTACAGCGGGCTGCAGGAGGAGGCGGTGCCGACCGTCTCGGCCGACGTCGTCCCGTTCCTGATCCTGCTGCCGATCCTGGTGGCGGCCGACGGGCTCCGCCGCTGGAAGCGGCACGCCGACGAGGGCCGGGAGCGTCTCTCCGCGCTGGAACGCGAACAGGGCGAGGCGCTGCGCCGCGCCACCGAGCACGAGCGCGCCCGGATCGCCCGCGAGCTGCACGACGTGGTGACGCACAACGTCAGCGTGATGGTCATCCAGGCCGGCGCCGCGCGCAAGGTCATGGACGCCACCCCCGAGCAGGCCCGCGAGGCGCTGCTCGCGGTCGAGGCCGGCGGCCGGGCGGCGATGGCCGAGCTGCGCCACGTCATGGGCCTGCTCACCATGGACAGCGACGGCCCGGACCCGGCCGGCGCGGCCGGGCTCGCGCCGCAGCCGGGCCTGGACCGGCTGGACGAACTCGTCGAACGGGTGCGCGACAGCGGGGTGCCGGTCGAGCTGACCATGTCGGGCCAGGCGCGCCCGGTGCCGTCCGGCGTCGAGCTGGCCGCCTACCGGGTGGTGCAGGAGGCGCTGACAAACACCGTCAAGCACGCGGCGGGCGCGACCGCGTCGGTGGCCGTCGAGTACGGCGCCGACCGGCTGCGGGTGCTGGTCACCGACACCGGCGGCGCGCCGCGCACGCCGGTCGCCGCCGGCGCCGGGCGCGGCCTGATCGGACTGCGGGAACGGCTGGCCGTTTACGGTGGAACCCTGCAAGCCGGGCGACGCCCCGGCGGCGGCTACCGCGTCGACGCGCAGATCCCGCTGGAGGCTCCGTGA
- a CDS encoding CinY protein, with amino-acid sequence MRGGFGRALLAALILAGSVIPVPAPAAAFGTIDGGGQRREHERITRAAVACPAGTGSDGDCFEPRSVAQLAGHGSRFGAVGAPDRTEVSVPAAHCDDADFLAGGYPRTRDQATAGLRDCVDHLRGRFREAVGNAAGLLDGEGRIVSAAVDLGTDCVLDSAAEQRAKCTSLESFGRALHGAQDFYSHSNWADAADPARPPGPDNPPGLNLPAPSPVLDLRGGAARAVPRDLTTGCYVLADQVEGTGMCELRVTHAALNKDNGLVDPGSGAATDPTTPRGRVGDNFAKAVTGAVVETRHQWQELQVALADEYGADRAALMACALTHDDPADGCRDPAPVARVAGRDGTSRTVVAVAVPGVLLGAAILLLLLLRRRRRTRSG; translated from the coding sequence ATGCGGGGAGGGTTCGGCCGGGCACTGCTCGCGGCCCTGATCCTCGCCGGCTCCGTCATCCCGGTTCCGGCGCCGGCGGCGGCATTCGGGACGATCGACGGCGGGGGACAGCGGCGCGAGCACGAGCGGATAACCCGCGCCGCGGTGGCCTGCCCGGCCGGCACCGGCTCGGACGGCGACTGCTTCGAGCCCCGGTCGGTGGCGCAGCTCGCGGGGCACGGCAGCAGGTTCGGCGCCGTCGGCGCCCCCGACCGTACCGAGGTGTCCGTGCCGGCCGCGCACTGCGACGACGCCGACTTCCTCGCCGGCGGCTACCCGCGCACCCGCGATCAGGCCACGGCGGGGCTCCGCGACTGCGTCGACCACCTGCGCGGCCGCTTCCGGGAGGCGGTCGGGAACGCGGCGGGGCTGCTCGACGGCGAGGGCCGGATCGTGAGCGCCGCCGTGGATCTCGGCACCGACTGCGTGCTCGACTCGGCGGCCGAGCAGCGGGCGAAGTGCACCTCGCTGGAGAGCTTCGGCCGGGCCCTGCACGGCGCGCAGGACTTCTACTCGCACAGCAACTGGGCCGACGCGGCGGACCCGGCCCGCCCGCCGGGCCCGGACAACCCGCCGGGCCTGAACCTGCCGGCGCCGAGCCCGGTCCTCGACCTGCGCGGCGGCGCCGCCCGGGCCGTGCCCCGCGACCTGACAACCGGGTGTTACGTGCTCGCGGACCAGGTCGAGGGCACCGGCATGTGCGAACTGCGGGTCACCCACGCCGCGCTCAACAAGGACAACGGGCTTGTCGATCCCGGCAGCGGCGCCGCGACGGATCCGACGACGCCGCGCGGCCGGGTGGGTGACAACTTCGCGAAGGCCGTGACCGGCGCCGTCGTCGAGACGCGGCACCAGTGGCAGGAGCTCCAGGTCGCGCTGGCCGACGAGTACGGCGCGGACCGGGCGGCGCTGATGGCGTGCGCACTCACCCACGACGATCCCGCGGACGGCTGCCGTGATCCGGCTCCGGTGGCGCGGGTGGCCGGCCGCGACGGCACGTCGCGCACGGTCGTCGCCGTCGCCGTACCGGGCGTGCTCCTCGGCGCCGCGATCCTGCTGCTGCTCCTGCTGCGCCGCCGGCGCCGCACCCGCAGTGGATGA
- a CDS encoding DUF7144 family membrane protein: MVASKSTAWAGMVVFAATMMLIMSLLNIIEGLLVLFNDDQLVLVREKFVLVDLTAWGWTLLLFGLALFAVGVGLLATQTWARIAGIIVVGLHAVWQVASLGAYPIWSLLMLAIDTFVIFALTARWSSVRPEPETLIDQT; this comes from the coding sequence ATGGTCGCGAGCAAGAGCACGGCGTGGGCCGGCATGGTGGTCTTCGCCGCCACCATGATGTTGATCATGAGTCTGCTCAACATCATCGAGGGCCTCCTGGTGCTGTTCAACGACGACCAGCTCGTCCTGGTCAGGGAGAAGTTCGTCCTGGTCGACCTGACCGCCTGGGGCTGGACGCTGCTGCTGTTCGGCCTGGCCCTGTTCGCGGTCGGCGTCGGCCTGCTCGCGACGCAGACCTGGGCCCGGATCGCCGGGATCATCGTGGTCGGCCTGCACGCCGTGTGGCAGGTCGCCTCGCTCGGCGCGTACCCGATCTGGTCGCTGCTGATGCTCGCGATCGACACCTTCGTGATCTTCGCGCTCACCGCACGGTGGTCGAGCGTGCGCCCGGAACCGGAAACGCTCATCGACCAGACATAG
- a CDS encoding SHOCT domain-containing protein, with the protein MTFGEFLWSLLIFYFIFFYFLILFRILTDLFGDGETSGWIKTVWILALLFLPFITMIVYLVARGKSMAERTIARHEARAADQQEYIRRVAGSNGGGGDPAAQIAKGQELLQSGAITQQEFDSLKAKALA; encoded by the coding sequence GTGACGTTCGGCGAATTTCTCTGGAGCCTACTGATCTTCTACTTCATCTTCTTCTACTTCCTGATCCTGTTCCGGATCCTGACGGATCTGTTCGGCGACGGCGAGACGAGCGGCTGGATCAAGACCGTGTGGATCCTCGCACTGCTCTTCCTGCCGTTCATCACGATGATCGTCTACCTGGTCGCCCGCGGTAAGAGCATGGCCGAGCGCACGATTGCCCGGCACGAGGCCAGGGCCGCGGATCAGCAGGAGTACATCCGCCGCGTGGCCGGCAGCAACGGCGGTGGCGGCGACCCGGCGGCGCAGATCGCCAAGGGTCAGGAGCTGCTCCAGTCCGGGGCGATCACCCAGCAGGAGTTCGACTCCCTCAAGGCCAAGGCGCTCGCCTGA
- a CDS encoding AI-2E family transporter: MSVPRTDLVPRWLARLGWSGWLIAGVVLGVAAFIVAVAVVLPYLTPVIFAVILAAVLQPWVGWMRRRRIPPIAAAAIAVTAVPVVVGLLIVVVVIGLRGQGEAWTQTMGSASERLTSALGTDPLTTVADPERRKEILLGLAGSAFTGAVAVIALIFIVLVALYILFFLLIDGPRFGAAIERHASPPAVTVRVMLADAADGLRRYMVGTTFVATMNAVVIGLGAAVLRLPLVFVIALVTFSMAYVPYLGAWLSGIFAVLVALGAGGMGTALWMLAVVLVTQIVLEGLARPLAFGATLDMHPLAVVAVTVAGGILGGVLGVFIAVPLAAIAVSWRRTLRPPLHSDGVMPAP; the protein is encoded by the coding sequence ATGAGCGTGCCGCGGACCGATCTCGTCCCACGTTGGCTCGCCCGGCTCGGCTGGTCCGGCTGGCTGATCGCGGGCGTGGTGCTCGGCGTCGCCGCGTTCATCGTGGCGGTCGCCGTCGTCCTGCCGTACCTGACGCCGGTGATCTTCGCGGTGATCCTCGCCGCGGTGCTCCAGCCCTGGGTCGGCTGGATGCGCCGGCGCCGGATCCCGCCGATCGCGGCCGCCGCGATCGCCGTCACCGCCGTGCCGGTGGTGGTCGGCCTGCTGATCGTCGTGGTCGTCATCGGCCTGCGCGGCCAGGGCGAGGCGTGGACGCAGACCATGGGGTCGGCCTCGGAGCGGCTCACCTCGGCCCTCGGCACCGATCCGCTGACCACGGTGGCCGACCCGGAGCGCCGGAAGGAGATCCTGCTCGGGCTCGCCGGCTCCGCGTTCACCGGCGCGGTCGCGGTCATCGCGCTGATCTTCATCGTGCTCGTCGCCCTCTACATCCTGTTCTTCCTGCTCATCGACGGCCCTCGGTTCGGCGCGGCGATCGAGCGGCACGCCTCGCCGCCGGCCGTCACGGTCCGGGTGATGCTCGCGGACGCCGCGGACGGGCTGCGCCGCTACATGGTCGGCACGACGTTCGTCGCGACGATGAACGCCGTGGTGATCGGGCTCGGTGCGGCGGTGCTGCGGCTGCCGCTGGTGTTCGTCATCGCGCTCGTCACGTTCTCCATGGCGTACGTGCCGTACCTGGGCGCCTGGCTGTCCGGGATCTTCGCGGTGCTGGTGGCGCTCGGCGCGGGCGGGATGGGCACGGCGCTGTGGATGCTCGCGGTCGTGCTGGTGACCCAGATCGTGCTCGAGGGGCTGGCGCGCCCGCTGGCCTTCGGCGCGACGCTGGACATGCATCCGCTGGCGGTCGTCGCGGTCACGGTGGCCGGCGGGATCCTCGGCGGCGTCCTGGGCGTCTTCATCGCGGTGCCGCTCGCCGCGATCGCCGTCTCCTGGCGGCGCACGCTGAGGCCGCCGCTTCATTCGGACGGGGTGATGCCCGCGCCGTGA
- a CDS encoding ABC transporter ATP-binding protein: MPVIELHDVTRKYDEGPPALRDVSLSVSAGEAVAILGPSGSGKSTLLNLIAGLDRPTAGTVTVDGVRVDKLGEAGSARYRRARIGMVFQFFNLLDDLTVADNVMLPAQLSGMTRADAQRRAAELLGTLGVDRHSAAYPGRLSGGERQRVAVARALMNRPALLLADEPTGALDTAAGDDVRQLLNELHADGQTIVLVTHDLALAESCATRTVQLVDGRIAADTTLAARR, encoded by the coding sequence ATGCCGGTGATCGAGCTGCACGACGTGACCCGAAAGTACGACGAGGGGCCGCCGGCCCTGCGGGACGTGTCGCTGAGCGTCTCGGCCGGCGAGGCGGTCGCGATCCTCGGGCCGTCCGGCAGCGGCAAGTCGACCCTGCTGAACCTGATCGCCGGCCTGGACCGGCCGACCGCCGGCACCGTCACGGTCGACGGGGTCCGCGTCGACAAGCTCGGCGAGGCCGGCTCGGCACGGTACCGGCGGGCCAGGATCGGCATGGTGTTCCAGTTCTTCAACCTCCTCGACGACCTGACCGTCGCCGACAACGTCATGCTGCCGGCGCAGCTGTCCGGGATGACGCGCGCCGACGCCCAGCGCCGTGCGGCCGAACTGCTCGGCACGCTCGGCGTGGACCGGCACTCCGCCGCGTACCCCGGGCGGCTCTCCGGCGGCGAGCGGCAGCGGGTCGCGGTGGCCCGGGCCCTGATGAACCGCCCGGCGCTGCTGCTGGCCGACGAGCCGACCGGCGCACTGGACACCGCCGCCGGCGACGACGTCCGGCAGCTGCTCAACGAGCTGCACGCCGACGGCCAGACCATCGTCCTGGTCACCCACGACCTGGCCCTTGCCGAGTCCTGCGCGACCCGCACCGTCCAGCTCGTCGACGGCCGGATCGCCGCCGACACCACCTTGGCGGCCCGGCGATGA
- a CDS encoding ABC transporter permease, which translates to MSALGRVVRSGVGRRRVQTVVIGLVVMIAVASAVLGGSLLVASNEPFDRAFAQQRGAHLTAQFDAGAATEAQLAASAHVAGVAAAAGPFPTAVINPVDNHDRPFPPATVVGRAEPGGAVDAVTLVEGRWATGPGELVIAGGDRPVGGMRLLGRQWRMPDLPGSPALTIVGVARSVSVTADGWVVPEQIAALTGSGAAGGYQMLYRLAAADSAAQVEAGRAAVQAALPAGALTAARSWLTTRAESANNTALLVPFLVAFGVLGVVMAVLIVGNVIAGAVGTGTRRIGILKALGFTPNQVVRAYLAQALVPALAGAALGVVAGNALTVPLLAETNRIYGTSDSGVAPWVDLAVVAGALALVAATAWAAASRAGRLRTVDALAVGRTPTPGRGQAAARLSARIPLPRPVTLGLAHPFARPLRSATIVAAIAFGAAAVTFSVGLGASLNRVQATENHGDIVIHPNHQISAPPPGAAPGAEPGPGAEPGPPPAIDPAAVVAAITAADGTAGYSGFAQTEVTAAGLTGSVEALAFTGDKSSYGYQMVDGAWFGGPGEIVVSTPFLTAIGAGIGDTVVLTDHGKQITVRIVGEVFNTENDGLQLLTAAETLAAAEPELQAMEYNVVLRPGTDPVAYAEALGAVLSPLGAQATVVETGTDELLIIINSLTTLLTLLLLIVAALGVLNMVVLETRERVHDLGVHKALGMSPRQTIAMVIASVVVTGLAGGVVGMPLGVLLQRLVLGDMGRISGFNLPAAIIDVYHPAELVLFGLGGLFIAVLGSLLPAGWAARTSTAAALRTE; encoded by the coding sequence ATGAGCGCACTCGGCCGGGTCGTCCGCTCCGGGGTGGGCCGCCGCCGGGTGCAGACGGTGGTGATCGGCCTGGTCGTGATGATCGCGGTGGCCTCGGCCGTGCTCGGCGGGTCGCTGCTGGTTGCCTCCAACGAGCCGTTCGACCGGGCCTTCGCCCAGCAGCGCGGCGCGCACCTGACCGCGCAGTTCGACGCGGGCGCGGCCACCGAGGCGCAGCTCGCGGCGTCCGCGCACGTCGCCGGGGTCGCCGCCGCGGCCGGCCCGTTCCCGACCGCGGTGATCAACCCGGTCGACAACCACGACCGGCCCTTCCCGCCGGCAACGGTGGTCGGGCGGGCCGAACCCGGCGGCGCCGTCGACGCGGTCACCCTGGTCGAGGGGCGGTGGGCGACCGGGCCCGGCGAGCTCGTGATCGCCGGCGGCGACCGGCCCGTCGGGGGTATGCGGCTGCTCGGCCGGCAATGGCGGATGCCGGACCTGCCCGGCAGCCCGGCCCTGACCATCGTGGGCGTCGCCCGGTCGGTCAGCGTGACCGCCGACGGCTGGGTGGTGCCGGAGCAGATCGCGGCGCTGACCGGATCCGGCGCCGCCGGCGGCTACCAGATGCTCTACCGCCTCGCCGCGGCCGACAGCGCCGCGCAGGTCGAGGCGGGCCGCGCCGCGGTGCAGGCGGCCCTGCCCGCCGGTGCGCTGACCGCGGCGCGCTCCTGGCTCACCACCCGGGCGGAGAGCGCCAACAACACCGCGCTGCTCGTCCCGTTCCTCGTCGCGTTCGGGGTGCTGGGCGTGGTGATGGCCGTGCTCATCGTCGGCAACGTGATCGCCGGCGCGGTCGGCACCGGCACCCGCCGGATCGGCATCCTCAAGGCGCTCGGGTTCACCCCGAACCAGGTCGTGCGGGCGTACCTGGCGCAGGCGCTGGTGCCGGCACTGGCCGGCGCCGCGCTCGGCGTCGTCGCCGGCAACGCGCTCACCGTCCCGCTGCTGGCCGAGACGAACAGGATCTACGGCACCTCCGACTCGGGGGTCGCGCCGTGGGTCGACCTCGCGGTGGTCGCCGGTGCGCTCGCCCTGGTCGCCGCGACCGCCTGGGCCGCCGCGTCCCGGGCCGGCCGGCTGCGCACGGTCGACGCGCTCGCCGTCGGGCGCACCCCGACGCCCGGCCGCGGCCAGGCCGCGGCCCGGCTGTCGGCGCGGATCCCGCTGCCCCGCCCGGTGACCCTCGGCCTGGCACACCCCTTCGCCCGGCCCCTGCGGTCGGCCACGATCGTCGCGGCGATCGCGTTCGGCGCCGCCGCCGTGACGTTCTCCGTCGGGCTGGGCGCCTCCCTGAACCGGGTACAGGCCACCGAGAACCACGGCGACATCGTGATCCACCCCAACCACCAGATCAGCGCGCCGCCGCCCGGCGCCGCACCGGGCGCGGAGCCCGGGCCGGGCGCGGAACCCGGTCCGCCGCCGGCGATCGACCCGGCGGCGGTGGTCGCGGCGATCACCGCCGCGGACGGCACCGCCGGTTACAGCGGCTTCGCGCAGACCGAGGTGACCGCCGCCGGGCTCACCGGCAGCGTCGAGGCGCTCGCGTTCACCGGCGACAAGTCGTCGTACGGCTACCAGATGGTCGACGGCGCCTGGTTCGGTGGGCCCGGCGAGATCGTCGTGTCGACGCCGTTCCTGACCGCCATCGGCGCCGGCATCGGGGACACCGTGGTGCTGACCGACCACGGCAAGCAGATCACCGTCCGGATCGTCGGGGAGGTCTTCAACACCGAGAACGACGGCCTGCAACTGCTCACCGCCGCGGAGACCCTCGCCGCCGCCGAACCGGAGCTTCAGGCGATGGAGTACAACGTCGTCCTGCGGCCCGGCACCGACCCGGTCGCCTACGCCGAGGCGCTGGGCGCGGTCCTGTCGCCGCTGGGCGCGCAGGCGACGGTCGTCGAGACCGGCACCGACGAACTACTGATCATCATCAACTCGCTCACCACCCTGCTCACCCTGCTGCTCCTGATCGTCGCGGCCCTCGGCGTGCTGAACATGGTCGTCCTGGAGACCCGCGAACGCGTACACGACCTCGGCGTGCACAAGGCGCTCGGCATGTCACCGCGGCAGACCATCGCCATGGTCATCGCGTCTGTGGTCGTCACGGGGCTGGCCGGCGGCGTCGTCGGCATGCCGCTCGGTGTGCTGTTGCAGCGGCTGGTCCTCGGCGACATGGGCCGCATCTCGGGCTTCAACCTGCCCGCCGCGATCATCGACGTCTACCACCCGGCCGAGCTGGTGCTGTTCGGCCTCGGCGGGCTGTTCATCGCCGTACTCGGCTCGCTCCTGCCGGCCGGCTGGGCGGCCCGCACCAGCACCGCCGCGGCGCTGCGTACCGAATGA
- a CDS encoding GDSL-type esterase/lipase family protein: protein MQAVLDRAGSIRRTLVFAAALAALLYFARSGATSLTVQVLFTAFIAAATIWLRGQYADSLDGRQWVIPRWFGELLLAAAVALVVLFHLLDQGSFAVIGVLLAYFVAGSAVAQVRQSESVHLLRLRGGRRFAEIHPMRWGLPLTVAGVVLAFGGAALLGPAGQIVPGALLLVLAVLVLLPVGLAIWSEQVIRRLCRRDEARARLLGLGVTGGAVFVAVTAAAAGLWNSRWLIGVMLVLGLLVVACVSTTQADIVAVMAVVALMGVTPLQASEHGQLDPRGGAGVLVALGDSYMSGEGASIYFEGTDDGGGNQCRRSPTAWAAMAAQDATNFDGLAFLACSGARTANVLTEHPVARSVQARVGMPAPGPQRGEGRTQLDAYQRIRGSFRPRLVVLSIGGNDAGFSTIGVMCVAPGDCAGRAGLWRDSLDQVRRQLRATYLEVDAAFPDVPVVVVPYPDPISIREDGCRQVALSRAEQRFVHEFLTGGLNQVIRQTAEEFGFHYLAGMQDALAGAHLQLCDPLNDGRPGINFIGLRSVRGIAEQRFNPANWTHSSLHPNERGHAAMLRVFQTWWATGKATMTPREAVGTPARDRSADAVADRQRTTREQATATATRQAPPCGLFDATEQGCRPQGQRWAYRQVGWALLTYGGFALLAAAGAWCVSVALFARGRRGWARRVPPPGRDG, encoded by the coding sequence ATGCAAGCCGTCCTCGACCGGGCCGGATCGATCCGGCGGACCCTGGTGTTCGCCGCGGCGCTGGCCGCCCTGCTCTACTTCGCCCGCTCCGGCGCGACCTCGCTGACCGTCCAGGTGCTCTTCACCGCGTTCATCGCCGCCGCGACGATCTGGCTGCGCGGGCAGTACGCCGACAGCCTCGACGGACGCCAGTGGGTGATCCCGCGCTGGTTCGGCGAGCTCCTGCTGGCCGCCGCGGTCGCCCTGGTGGTCCTGTTCCACCTGCTCGACCAGGGATCGTTCGCCGTCATCGGTGTGCTCCTGGCGTACTTCGTCGCCGGCTCCGCCGTCGCGCAGGTCCGGCAGAGCGAGTCGGTGCACCTGCTGCGCCTGCGGGGCGGCCGGAGGTTCGCCGAGATACACCCGATGCGCTGGGGCCTGCCGCTGACCGTGGCCGGCGTCGTGCTCGCGTTCGGCGGCGCCGCCCTGCTCGGCCCCGCCGGGCAGATCGTGCCCGGCGCGCTGCTCCTGGTCCTCGCCGTGCTGGTGCTGCTCCCGGTCGGCCTGGCCATCTGGTCCGAGCAGGTCATCCGCCGGCTCTGCCGCCGCGACGAGGCCCGGGCCCGGCTGCTCGGCCTCGGCGTGACCGGCGGTGCGGTCTTCGTCGCGGTCACCGCCGCCGCGGCCGGCCTGTGGAACTCGAGGTGGCTGATCGGCGTCATGCTGGTGCTCGGGCTGCTCGTCGTCGCGTGCGTGTCGACCACCCAGGCCGACATCGTCGCCGTGATGGCCGTCGTCGCGCTGATGGGCGTGACCCCGCTGCAGGCGTCCGAGCACGGGCAGCTCGATCCGCGCGGCGGCGCCGGGGTGCTGGTGGCGCTCGGCGACTCGTACATGTCCGGCGAGGGTGCCTCGATCTACTTCGAGGGCACCGACGACGGCGGCGGCAACCAGTGCCGGCGTTCGCCGACCGCCTGGGCGGCGATGGCCGCGCAGGACGCGACGAACTTCGACGGGCTGGCGTTCCTGGCCTGCTCCGGCGCCCGCACCGCGAACGTACTCACCGAGCACCCCGTCGCCCGCTCGGTGCAGGCCCGGGTGGGAATGCCGGCGCCGGGCCCGCAGCGCGGCGAGGGGCGCACCCAGCTCGACGCGTACCAGAGGATCCGCGGATCGTTCCGGCCCCGGCTGGTGGTGCTGAGCATCGGCGGCAACGACGCGGGCTTCTCGACCATCGGCGTGATGTGCGTGGCGCCGGGCGACTGCGCCGGCCGGGCCGGGCTCTGGCGCGACTCGCTGGACCAGGTACGCCGGCAGCTGCGCGCGACCTACCTGGAGGTCGACGCGGCGTTCCCGGACGTGCCGGTCGTGGTCGTGCCGTACCCGGACCCGATCAGCATCCGCGAGGACGGCTGCCGGCAGGTGGCGCTCTCCCGCGCGGAGCAGCGGTTCGTGCACGAGTTCCTGACCGGCGGCCTGAACCAGGTCATCCGGCAGACCGCCGAGGAGTTCGGCTTCCACTACCTGGCGGGCATGCAGGACGCGCTGGCCGGGGCGCACCTCCAGCTGTGCGACCCGCTCAACGACGGGCGGCCCGGCATCAACTTCATCGGCCTGCGCTCCGTGCGCGGCATCGCCGAGCAGCGCTTCAACCCGGCCAACTGGACGCACAGCAGCCTGCACCCCAACGAGCGCGGGCACGCCGCGATGCTGCGGGTCTTCCAGACCTGGTGGGCGACCGGGAAGGCGACCATGACGCCGCGGGAGGCCGTCGGCACGCCCGCGCGGGACCGCTCGGCGGACGCGGTGGCCGACCGGCAGCGGACCACCCGCGAGCAGGCGACGGCGACGGCGACGAGGCAGGCGCCGCCGTGCGGCCTGTTCGACGCCACCGAGCAGGGCTGCCGCCCGCAGGGCCAGCGGTGGGCCTACCGGCAGGTCGGCTGGGCGCTGCTGACCTACGGCGGTTTCGCCCTGCTCGCGGCCGCCGGCGCGTGGTGCGTCTCGGTCGCGCTGTTCGCCCGCGGCCGCCGAGGCTGGGCCCGCCGGGTGCCGCCGCCCGGGCGGGACGGCTAA